The following nucleotide sequence is from Cyclopterus lumpus isolate fCycLum1 chromosome 20, fCycLum1.pri, whole genome shotgun sequence.
TCGGTGTGTGAGAGCAGATCCTCCCTGTCCTCAGTGCCTGCTGCTCGGGCAGAGAGCTTCCGACACGTTGTCAGACACGTTGTTACAAAACATCAGGTTATGTAAGGGGTTCAACAGCTGCCTCAAGCTGTgtgctgtgtatgtgtatatgtatatgtatatacatatacatatacatatacatatatatatatgtatatacatatacatatatatatgtgttgtgtatatatgtatatatatatatatatatatatatatatatatatatatatatatatatatattatttacagtATTCCTTTGTTTACTGAAGTGGCTCACATTTTACCTgtatcatacatacatacatcaaataatatatatatatacacagacacacacacacactcgcaggtCCGCCTCATTTCTATACATTTTTACATGAGGGGGTTAAGAATATTAGTTATTCAATATAATAGATTCAGTACACCACCACCCATAATTCATGGCAAAGCTGTTGTttgtgtacctaataaagtgtaTATTAAATCCAATCCATTTTATTAGCAAGTTAAATTGTTACTGTCCATTTGAAactaaaagaataaagaaataaataaaacaactgcAAAAGGGGATTTTGAAGCATGGGATCAtcattaatacataaataaaatgatgagctaaaaaaaggatcaataattctctttttttaggGGAGAATCAAAACATTAGActgaaaaagtttttttttttaaattggattatatactattattatataataaggTATACATCAGATAATGTAGTGCCAAAATAGGTATTAGCTCCGAAGACAAAAACATATTATAAGAATGGATAAAACTGCACAAAGACTTTCTAGGGCAATGCAATCACAAACAAAACTCAATAAAATGACACAGGGAAATAGTCTTAGACCTTGGATTTATTAAGTTAAATGTACAAAAGATCAATGACTTGATACATTTCATGTTTCAAGGCTTTGTCATTAAGACAAAACAAACTCTGTCTCAATCGAAAGCCTCCCAGCCTTTTCATACTGCCTACCTGCTCTCAAAGAGACAATTATACATACTCCTGTCTAAATCACAGTACAATCTACTGTATAACGTAGCTATTTCATCAAATAGATTTGTATATAATGTAAAGAAATTTCATACAAAAGTGcagaacaatatatatttacagtatattcttcttttttttcatataaaagAACTTCAGCAAATCCTGTGTGTGCTCTCTACTGAACAAGCTGCTCGACTTTTTAAGAAGCGTCCTGCTTTCGCAGTGAACATTTGTGTTTACAAGCAGATTCAGGTAAGGCACTGACAAGGGTCAAACAAAGATTTGATCATTCTTTAAGTGCCACTGCATTACAGCTAGCCAACTTTAAAATCCTCACTTAATGTTTCATCTCATCGCCATTTTAACGAATACAGCATTTAGCTCCAGAAGTCCACCTTGAACCCTTTTTGGCGACTTGGAATATTATCTCACTTGACATCCCACAGAGAGAGCTTTGCTGTCCGATGGTCAGTACGTGACCCATTCATAGAGTATTGGAAAGCAAAGTGAAGGCATGGGGTGACTGGATTCATTCTGAAGTTACAACAAAACATGTAAACGACCTTCAATCTAATTCCTTTTCATACTAACACAATGTGACGTCGATGCATCTGATTTGGTCTGTGCGAGTCTACTGTGCACGAAGCTGCCGTAACATAGAAAAGGCTATAGGGCTCTGAGGTGGCGAAACCAACATGACTAATACTGCACTAACTTAGCCAGAAGTTTCTGCAAATTTTCTTTGGCCACTTTTTTCAATGGACTCCAGGCTCACTCCATGGGAAGCTGGGATGGATGTCAGACTCAAACAGTAGTGTTGGTATTGCTTAATAGACATTGCACACTGATGCAAAAGTttggttctttttttcttttcatttttttacactACACAATCTCCTTTACGAAAATTAGATAAAAAACGTTTCAAATAGAAAAATATCTCTTGATTATCCTGCATGTTGGAAACATTTCAATGCATGATAGCAAAAGTGCAACACTTGCAATCCTTCTAAATGGGGTTCTGAGTGCCATGAAAGTAGGATAATTTAACCCTCtaagatgttaaaaaaaaaaaagaagacattctTACTTACAAATTCTCATTGTAAGGCGTTGACAacaatatgtttacatttttacggtgataataaaaaaagtcatcGGCTGAGACGACTTCATATGTGTTATTGCATgccatataaaaaatatttaccATCTTAAATTTCACACACAGCTAACTGAGGCTGATGACTAACTTACAGTGCTGTCAGATGTGATCAATGTCACCGGTCAGTCACGATCACGTAGCGTCCGGCCAAACCTAGACACTGTTCTGCGGCAGTAAATGAGCGCAAAGACCCAGAAAGCTTGAGAAGTCACTGCTCTCCGTCACTCTTTCTGCTCTTGTTAAAGGACAGCAGTCTGTAGCGTGTGAGACTGCTAAGTGCTTTCTCCTCTGTCCCCTCCTGGGGAAAAACACTGCGACGCCTCGGAGGACTCAGGGGGTCTGACTGCAGTCAACCGGGCCTCTCGGTGAGTAATCTGGGTTGAGCTAGTTGGTGAGAGATGCAGGGGTCCTGACAAGGCAGACACTGGCGATGGATGGCAGGGCAGGGAGTTGGAGCGATGCTGAGCCCTGgtgacagaggggggggggaagggggctaGAGCATGGGGCGGGCAggcgaggaggggaggggaggtgcCGAGAGGCCTCGCAGgcaggagaggggaaagggggTCCGTGGGCCTCAGAAGCTGCCCTGGACGAACGGGTGGCTGAGCAGCCCGTCCGCAGTGGGCCGCCACTTCTCCTCCACGAACACCTGCCGCAGGAAGTCCCTGGCCGCGTCTGACACGCTCTCTGGAAGAATGGGCTTCGTAGGCTGGGTGGCGATCTTAAAAATGGCCGCCATGGCCTCGTACTCGGCCCATGGAGGCTTCTGGGTCAACATTTCCACAACAGTGCAGGCGATACTCCTGAGGACAAACAACATGCAGCAGGGTTGGTTGATCGTCAGAACATCTCATTTAATCACAGACGCATCAAATATGAGTTCACATGTAGTTTAATGGGGTGTTTCTAAGCATTAATGTTTCTATATACATGTGGTTGGACACATTGACATGTAGTTGACAGCTGATTGCATTGCCCAGTAATACAGCATATTTTAATTGAACTGTCACCAGCATTGGCTCACATACAGTACACCAAAGCAGAAAAGGGTATTGCGATATGCATTGTAACTGCATTATTTACACAAGAGAGcattctttttcaaaatgaccacaatgGCAGAAAAGAGTCTAAtgtatcaataaatatataacatggtcatatttatttaacGTTTTGTCGTACCAGCAGTCATATTCATGGTGCAGAACATGGTAATCTTACCATACACTTTACAAATGTGGTATTTACTGCATTTGATTATATTTTACAGGTTTTCATGTTGATTTAttcaaagacacaaatgaatatTCCTGTTTTTGTAATTCACTTGCAAGATAGCGTTCATGTCTTGGTGACTGCTATACGTATTGCTGGATGTATTGCCATTTGTTGAGGTCACTTTATTGCTTCAACTACGGCCgtgtatttttctgtttgtaataaatattgttgtgcTGCAGCAGTCTAATATCCCCTCTGGGCCTCATTACAGCTCCAACTGATATGATTCCTTACCATACATCTGCCTTGCGGCCATAGCCCTCCCCGTTGATGACTTCCGGGCTCATCCAGTAGGGGGTGCCAGTGACAGACTTGATCCCCGTACCAGACATGCAGATGGTCTGGATGCGTTTGCTGGCTCCAAAGTCTCCCAGCTTCACGTTCCCTGAAGAGTCTCTCAGGATGTTAGCACCTGGTGGAACGAAACAAAATGAGCTCAGAGTTTTTCAAAGTGGTCTCCCGAGGACTGTCAATATCCTTAGAGGGGGTACTTTGTGAATGTGGTGCGTTTACAAAGTGCATGTGCGAGCACTTCAAATGACTGAACCACCGGAGGGGAAAGGTCAACTTTTCCTAAAAGTGCGGCGTTAAAGTATACCTTTTAGCAGTTTGTACACAAACACCACACTGACTCAACTCCACACATCCTTTTTCCCACATTGGAGAAAGGCCTCGTTGGTTTACGCAAGTcaggaaataaaatatttaatcaaCTGTCTGCTCCACATGGATCCAACCCCAACACCCGTCCCCCTCCTTCTTCAGTTATTTTCCGACATGTAGCTGTGTCTGTCCCGTTTCCTTCAGGCGCTCCACGTGTTTGATCGGTGATTAATGGACGCGTCACTCACCCTCCACACCTACTGTAGGATGGCAGGCTGCAGAAAAGAGACTAAATAAGTGAGCTGTactcctttccctttttttcaaaagccGTTTAGGTTTGTTTTGAGAACATAAGACTCTCTAATTAATCATGTTAACGCTTTATTTGGCTCCTTGGAACATTACATTCGCAGACACTTTATAGTCTAATGTCACGGCTGCGATGCCAAGCTCCATCCGAAAACCGCCGTGTGCTGACGGCTCTTTTCCTGCATACAGAAGAGCTCTTGTGTGGCgagatgagcacacacacaccgtatatTACACATGAAGAGCATTTTTAAGTGGAAAATGCCACCCACGTATTTACTCTCACAGGGCCTGCCTGCGTCCTGTGAGACCTactatctttttttcccccaccagCCGGTACATTTAACTCTTTTTTGGCCACCGCCGTACGGTCAGCCAAACTAAACCCTTTCCATCCGCCGTTGGACATTTTTAGCCTGGCCGATTTTCACCAGCATGAAGCCTAATATATCTCAAAGCGGAGTTCAAAATAGCACACTTTTTCCAGGCTCCCTTCTGTAGACGGTGAGTAACCAAATGAGGAAATGTTAAACcagaataaaatgaatgaacCGGGAGTTTTTCTCAGGAACAGTTGCTGCAATATGAACTATAAGGAAAGACTGTTTACATGCGGTCGGATAAGTCTGCATCTcaagtgtgtgtgctctctggTTGCAAATCCAATTAAAGCACTATCCTGACCTTCGCATGCAGTCTTGCTGCTTCTGTTACCTTTGATGTCTCGGTGTACAATCATGTTGCTGTGCAGGTAGGAGACTCCTTGGAGGATCTGCCTGGTGTATCTCCTTGTCACCTTCTCTGTCAGGGCCCCATAGGCTTTTAGCTGGTCCTTTATTGAGCCCTGGAGAGacgacaagagagagagagacaaacagaaagacagcGATGAGTGGATGGTTGAGAAATGCATTCATGATCTGTATATTGTCTGTAAACTAATATTGCCACAGCTGTAGTTAATACAATTATAGAAGTTCTGCTTTGGAAGGATGTGAATGATGGATATATAAAATAGTGcagtgtctgcctgtctgtaaAGAATATACTAACATGTGTTTCCAGTTGGAGCAGATGTATTTAGTTTTGCTGTGAaggtggcccctgagccaattTCTAAGTACAAAAACCAAGTGTATAAACACAATGTGCTGACAGATTCTGATTCCAAACACCTTCGATGTcctgcatttcttttcatttccggTATTCAGTTCCTCATGCTGAAATAACAGCGGAAGAGATCTGATCCGGTAACACCTGGGAGCCGGTGCCGGACTCACAGGGTGCAAACGCTTACGCTACGACACCTCAACGGCCCCCTGGCTCTCACAGGGACACTTGTCCCCGTCCCCGTGGACGACTACAGTGCAGAGCAGTCACACACATACTTGGctttgttgcccccccccccccccccccccccatttgccTCTGCCAAAAAACTACGGTACACTCAACGGCACTGAGAAAAAACTAGCCCAGGAAATATTAAAACCAGGGTCAGGGACCGGGTCCACAGGCAACAGCGGCTCATTAAGGCGCTCATTTCGTGAGCAAATGCTCTCATAAACTGAGCTGTTCTGCTGACATCAACCACTAAAGACATGTTTGTTGACGATTGGTGACGTTTCAACATGTTTGCGGATATTTCAAGCATTGTGTACCTATCTCTGCAGCCCAAACAAGTCCAAATATGACACTCTCAGACTTTAAGTCTCATTGTATCTAAATCAGACTTCATGACTGTTGCCTCACTGTTGTACAACATGTGCCTTATAAAAGTTTAActgtattcaaataaaaaaaatgccctGCAGAATACGCACCCCGGGCATAAACTCCACGAAAATGGTGAGTTTCTTCTGTTCGAGGTCCCGAAGACAACCGTAGTACTGTACAATCCGCTCATGACGCAGATTCTTCAGCAGCTGAATCTCACACTCCAAAGCATTCACCTCCTACAGCAAAACAAGTGTGACGGAAAGCGTAGATTAATTCACATATAACGGCATCTTTAATCTGAAATCACAAAGTGGCAAGTCTTTGACTCATTCCAAACCGGTTGAACTCGCTCTCACCTTGCTGGTTTCTTGACAGTCGGTATCGAAGGGCACCTGCTTGGCGGCCAGCTCGCGGCCTGTGTCGACATCATAGCAGAGGTAGACTTCCCCGAACGCCCCGCGGCCCAGGAGCTTTCCTTGCCGCCAGTTGACTGGCGCCCGCGGCGCTGCAGAAACAAGACACCGCATGATGAGAAACCCTCCAGTAATTCATTTGAACAGGCCCACTGTGACCTACTGATTGGAGAAAACACTGAAGCGTGCATCAAAATCCACCGCGAGACCCAACCTCACCAAGACCAGACGTCAAAAGCCCACCGCAGGGTCGTTAAATAATCCCCACTGCGGACCCTCTCAGATGGGGAAACCACTCTTTCAGAGAGAGCATCTCAACAATGCTCATCTTCACAGGCCCAGACTCTGAGACTTTGTTTTGGTGTTAACAGGCTTTGCGGCCGGGTTCGacagtttactctcgtgtgggTGAGAACGACACCGGAGACTTACACGTCAACCACAGACTGCTGAGCTGAGCTGGTTTCATGACAAAGACCATTTCTGGGCTCCGCATCGTGCGGACGAATGTGATTAGTGAGCACGGGGATGGATGATGAGAGGGGAATTCTGCCTGATGTGACATACAGTATTACTGTACATTAGTTCTCCTCCCTCTTACGACTAAGAACTCAAACATTTTTGACAGCCATCGAGTGTTTACTGGAGAAGAAGTTATCCTTGTTTTGTATTCTTGTATCAACACTGTTGGACTGCTTGAACAACGTATTCACACAGTTATGCTTCAATTTGAGACgactacttttcttttcttttgtaattcACATTTTGTGGTGTTCCCAGGACGTCTTTCAAGAAGGGCTGAGTatcatatacacacaatatttgATAATATGCTTATGGGATACCTGCGTTTTGGTACCAATACCATATTTATTTTAGGGCCTGACTTCTCTAAATGGTCACTTCACAAAAGAAGCCAAAGTGCTCAAATGATCATTTTGTCTCAAAGAAAATGCATCTGCACAACAATTAgggcacaacatttttttaatttggctAAATGTGTCAATAAACTTGGAATTATCTGAAGTAAACAGGTttatgaatttttttaattggcaCCAAAAGAGATAAAAGTCTTTATTGTTCTAGGAGGgaggtttgttttttaaagctcGCACATGTTCATGTTTACGACTTCATAAATGTTGCGGACATACGgttgtacatacacacatatatatatatatatatatatatatatatatatatatatatatatatatatatatatatatatatatcatgagATTTATAGCACTAATGTAAAACTCTCCACTCTCGACATGCAGAAGAAAAGTCTGAACGTTCTTTCTTCATCTCTGGATTAATATGTCTCAATCtccacaggaagcagacagatACAACGCACATCAACAACGAAAAAGGCCAAgaaatgcagtttattttcaGACCGTGTGTACGTTGGGGGTGAAAATGTCTCTCAGGGAACTACTTACACTTGGCCGTACCACGCTGGCAGCTTTTGTCAGCGGTGCGGCCCAGTGAGCGCAGGTCGCTGTACTGCATCGAACTGTCTCCATTATAACTGCGTGTGCGACTGGAAGGAACCAGCTGAAACAGGTTCTCCTGTGGCATGAAGCTGCGTGGAAGTGTCCTGCGacctgaaaacacaaatatatatatatatatatatatatatatatatatatatatatatatatatatatatatatatataaagaaaatagacATATTAGtgactttacacacacacacaggccgctgcatcttttgtttttactgcgAATGATTTCAACACTGTTCTCAAACAGTTAGAGTACAGGTGTTGTGCATAAAGTGAGCTCTTGGCCAGGGCCGGCCAGAGCAGAGTGCCTCTCGCCACCCCGTCCTACTTCCCCTCAGACAGGAAGCAAGGCGCTGTTTCTATACAAGTTCGGGTTCACCGCGGGGAAACATAAATCATTGCTAGCCAAGGTTAGCCTCTGAGTAAGCAATTACTAGCAGCTGCGTAGAACAGCAAGCCAGCACTTCATGTACCAAATATACCCagatagacaaaaaaaaagtaaagtaaatgtgaGGAGGAGGCACTGTAAAGAATTCATCTAAATGCATTAAATAAATCTGACCAGTCGGGAGGGTCTGGGAGTGGTGTGTGAATCTGTCTGCGTTGTCCTATAGACACAGCAGTATATCTGTGTAATCTGTTCAACAATAGTGGTGTTGTTATTGCTCTTACGGTCTCCATAATCCTTGCTGCGATTGGGCAACTGGAACTGGCGAGGGAAAGTCCCTCCTTTCCCATGGCGACCTGAAGAGGGAGCAAAGAGGCACTGCTGTGAGTCGGGGGAGAAAATGAAGCCTGGACAACAACTGGATTCTTGTTTTATAGCCACAATGCTCCTAAATGTATAGGTTCAAGAACAACAATGCAGATGTAATTCGCcagtaacacaaacacattgacgCCGGATCAGGATAACAGATGCTCAACACATCTGGACACAACACTACATTGCTTTTGCTCATCGCTGCGCGTCAACTCAAAGTTGAGTTCAAAAGCAACACGATGGAAGACAGCTTCTCACACGCTGTTGCATCGCCTCACTGCAGCCAAGAGAGAGAACAGCTCATGTGTGCTAGCTTAGCCTTAGCTCTCAACCCAGTGGAGCGGTAACTAAAGGCAGGTGGGGAGCACTGCTGACGCAGGCGAGCGCTCAcactccccccctctctctctctctctctctctctctcacacacacacacacacacacacacacacacacacacacacacacagaatggaGGGTAGTGGAGCTGCTTGCAATTGAAAGCAGCTGTTCTGTCAGATGACTGCCTCCCCTCGCACTGTTTTTGTGGCCGTATCCCATGGAGACGGgggttattttttttgtgtttggcaGCCAGGGATGGAGAGGAAAAATCTACTCACAGGGAATAGTAAACAAATACCCTCTCCCTCAGCAGGAAGGGCCACACAGCTTTACATCTGGGAGGGGAgcgtgtgtgtatacgtgtgtgcgCAGGCACATGCACGCATGCGTGCCCAAGTGAGTCTTTAAGTGCTGCTGCAGCTATATGAAGCTTCCCGTCTGTGCGCACAGTCTTTTTAATTTACAGCACGGGGGTGGCGAAGGAGGGAAATAAATGACCAGATTGGGAGGGCCGCTGTGGTTCGTCTGTTCACGAGGATTAGTGCGGCGTTATCTGTCATCCTGCTCTATTTGATCTGTGTTCTGAAGGAAAAGGGACAGACAGGGAGCCAGgggacaagggggggggggggggggggggggggggggggggggggggggggggcgtcaagAGGCGAGGGGACAGAGAAGGGAAGTGATCATAAAAAGACAGGAAAGCAGCAATGTCTTTTAGGAACTagagtttgaaaacaaaattaaaagaaatgggAGACAAAGAGtatgagagagacagatgagatGGACAAGGGGTGCACCGAGGAGACTGTGTGGAAGAGACAGCAGGAAGAGTTATGATGTTATCACACTCCCTTCATCACCTCCTGAGACACAAGAAATACAACCGAGATATTAAATATCTCCACAATAACCCATTCCTCATTTTAAGTATTTACtcttagattaaaaaaacatcaaataataTCATCTCCCCCTCATTAGTAATCTCGAGAGGGTATTCGCTGGAGGAAACATTCTAGATAATCAGGAGCCGCACGAACAGAGCTCTAGTTCTGTTTCTGTGAAACTGTGTGGCTATAATTACCAGAGAACTAGCAACTGACTCAACTTTCTGGTTATGAACAAGTCTTCTGCAGCCCTCTTTATCTTTCTGCAGTGTTTTAGTTGACTCAACAGCGGagcagctcctctcctctcttacCTTTGTATTCATAGTTGAGGTTCAGGTAATTATTGTCACGGTTGTTCTGCGAGAAAGGAGgactgaaatgacaagagaacAGGAGGAAAAAAGTTGAGAGACGGTTTGCTATTTAAGTCAGTAATGGCCCCTTATCTTCAAACAGAGTCTGGTTACAGCTGCTGGTCTGAAACTTCAGACTGTAAAGCAGCACGAAATGCCTCAAAGTACTGAGCCTTCAGTCACAATTGATGTCGAACAACAATGTGCTGAAATGGAAAAGATAAGCTGAGAGCCTCTTTGCATTAACGATAACAAAGTGAAGTGTGCGGTGCTGGGATGCTGAAATGGCAGTGAAACTAACTTTCTCTCGTTCAATTTGCCAATGTACATCCagccaacccccctccccccacccccaccccaccccagcCTGTGGGCAGCCCCGGTCCCGACGACCCGACAGAGAGTGACGTCTCTGTTGACCGCAGGGCAGCGCGGGGCCACGAGACCCTGGATAAGGGGCACGCATGCCCCCTCGCAGGGAAAAGTTCCATGCACTCGTTTCCTGCCATTGTTCTGCAGCCTGGAGCACAGATAAGCCTCGTGCAGGTAGAGCTGTTTCCGTCctccgctctctccctctctctcaacCTCACTCttgctcacttttcttttccatttgaTTCACATTCAATCTTTTTCACTCTTCAACTTCCCTTTCACTCTTTTAACACTTCTGATTTTCTGGCTCAATGTTTCCCTCTCATCCAGCATGTTCTTGCTCAGCACAGGCATGTTcagctccagtgtgtgtgtgtgtgtgtgtgtgtgtgtgtgtgtgtgtgtgtgtgtgtgtacaagatCACATCCAAGTGTGTTTACAGGCACGAATGTTGCGATGCGAACCGAGTCTCATATCTCTGCAAATAATGCTGCTCTGCAATATGAATGAGCACATCATACATCTGAATCTCAACCGACAGGGGTCATAAATCACACATTGCATGATGACTCACCTGTCCAGCGCTTGATctattgattgacagctgctcgACAGTGAGTTGTCTGCGCTCCCGAAGGGATCCAGCATCTGACAGATATAATAACACAGGGGGAATCGAGGGTCACGGAGAATGCAATCATGTGGGATAGAATATAAAGCAGTAGAGTAGTGTGTATGACTGCAGTGCAACATAAGAATGGGAAGGGGAATGAGTGCCGGATGATTGTCTCTTCAAAGGCTGCATATCCATGTTGTACGCagctacattaaaaaaaaactattctcAGCCATAACTCAAGCAGCCATGTGCAATACCATTACTATCAATAATAATTTACTATACTTCTTCTCCATAAGTAAACACTGACAAATGTACTACAAATTGAGCTTCCCTATATATGTGATGCACAATAAGCTGAGAACTACTGCCCTGGGATCTTCCTGTTTCCGAGTAAGATGATTTATCACGTTTACTGAGGATAGAATTTGCTGTGCTGCACACGATAATACACGGGGAACAACATGTTAATACCATTTGGTttgaataaaagaagaagaaattgttCTTTAAACTTAATAACGGTGAAATAAAGAGGGATAAAAACATTGACTGAAAATGAGTCATATTCTGGTCCTGTTTCCTTTATTAAGTGGCTCTACCAGGCAGGACACTCTTAGAATTGTCCCTCGTAAAAATAAAGGACAGGGTAGAGGCAAAGATAAACTGCAAGAAAAGCAGAGCAGTATTCCTAAAACAGAACTCGGGACTTAAATAACACACCACAAAGTAACTGATCGAGGCTGGTTGctgaacaaaaaacattaaaaacagacaaatagtgataatgaaatgaaatgaagccAATGGCAGTGGTTGCAGTGCTTTAACTGGGATTGCTaccaggacaaaaaaaaactaaaacaattaataacaaaaaaatgaatgactgctttttacttttttgcaAAGTGGCCATGACAAACAGGCCCTTCTTGCAAATGATTGTCAAGGGAAATGCAAACCAATCCGGTCCGGTTCTTGACATGCTCTTACATTCTGGTCGTGGGTCTCGGGGATGAACTCCCCTTCACTGTGGATGCTGGTGTAGGAGCCCTGGCGGGcaatctgctgctgctcctcgggGACGCTGCCGGGAGGTGGGGACGTCCGACCCGTGTGCAGGGAACCTGGGACAGAAGAGTGCAAAGGAGGAGAAATGTTAAATCAGAGCCCAAAAGGATTGAGTGGTGAGGGGcgagaaggggtggggggggggagggagcaCAAGGGCAGGATGATGAAGAGATGAAAGCGAGGGGCAGAGGCGAGAAAACGGCCTCACGGTGTTATTCATGGGAAGTTCAACAGTGCCAGGATTACGACAAGAGATTTACTAAACCACACCGGTGCCACCTCTAACCTCAATTACTGTGACAAACGCTCCCCCGGCTGAGCTGCAGCACTCGCCCTTGACAGTGTAAGACCGTCGCTAGCTGAGCTGGCAGTCACACTG
It contains:
- the map3k22 gene encoding mitogen-activated protein kinase kinase kinase 22 isoform X3 — its product is MKDLAALGRCYTQHNSHKPKNRTLLYKQDLRVKLEHEREKRIIPFQRPLKIKELLQKVTEAFGQQMDMFFMEKELLLPLKTQEDLDQAVLTLGCSSGTNGLLRILLKTPKNNHYLQVNSRDKQSEMRSSRSLGDLKGSLLKGSERVRKHSTGSLHTGRTSPPPGSVPEEQQQIARQGSYTSIHSEGEFIPETHDQNMLDPFGSADNSLSSSCQSIDQALDSPPFSQNNRDNNYLNLNYEYKGRHGKGGTFPRQFQLPNRSKDYGDRRRTLPRSFMPQENLFQLVPSSRTRSYNGDSSMQYSDLRSLGRTADKSCQRGTAKSPRAPVNWRQGKLLGRGAFGEVYLCYDVDTGRELAAKQVPFDTDCQETSKEVNALECEIQLLKNLRHERIVQYYGCLRDLEQKKLTIFVEFMPGGSIKDQLKAYGALTEKVTRRYTRQILQGVSYLHSNMIVHRDIKGANILRDSSGNVKLGDFGASKRIQTICMSGTGIKSVTGTPYWMSPEVINGEGYGRKADVWSIACTVVEMLTQKPPWAEYEAMAAIFKIATQPTKPILPESVSDAARDFLRQVFVEEKWRPTADGLLSHPFVQGSF
- the map3k22 gene encoding mitogen-activated protein kinase kinase kinase 22 isoform X2 yields the protein MFTMENDEEALNSIMKDLAALGRCYTQHNSHKPKNRTLLYKQDLRVKLEHEREKRIIPFQRPLKIKELLQKVTEAFGQQMDMFFMEKELLLPLKTQEDLDQAVLTLGCSSGTNGLLRILLKTPKNNHYLQVNSRDKQSEMRSSRSLGDLKGSLLKGSERVRKHSTGSLHTGRTSPPPGSVPEEQQQIARQGSYTSIHSEGEFIPETHDQNMLDPFGSADNSLSSSCQSIDQALDSPPFSQNNRDNNYLNLNYEYKGRHGKGGTFPRQFQLPNRSKDYGDRRRTLPRSFMPQENLFQLVPSSRTRSYNGDSSMQYSDLRSLGRTADKSCQRGTAKSPRAPVNWRQGKLLGRGAFGEVYLCYDVDTGRELAAKQVPFDTDCQETSKEVNALECEIQLLKNLRHERIVQYYGCLRDLEQKKLTIFVEFMPGGSIKDQLKAYGALTEKVTRRYTRQILQGVSYLHSNMIVHRDIKGANILRDSSGNVKLGDFGASKRIQTICMSGTGIKSVTGTPYWMSPEVINGEGYGRKADVWSIACTVVEMLTQKPPWAEYEAMAAIFKIATQPTKPILPESVSDAARDFLRQVFVEEKWRPTADGLLSHPFVQGSF
- the map3k22 gene encoding mitogen-activated protein kinase kinase kinase 22 isoform X1, encoding MMTVNMDDGLQNGPGQHRNSQDDEEALNSIMKDLAALGRCYTQHNSHKPKNRTLLYKQDLRVKLEHEREKRIIPFQRPLKIKELLQKVTEAFGQQMDMFFMEKELLLPLKTQEDLDQAVLTLGCSSGTNGLLRILLKTPKNNHYLQVNSRDKQSEMRSSRSLGDLKGSLLKGSERVRKHSTGSLHTGRTSPPPGSVPEEQQQIARQGSYTSIHSEGEFIPETHDQNMLDPFGSADNSLSSSCQSIDQALDSPPFSQNNRDNNYLNLNYEYKGRHGKGGTFPRQFQLPNRSKDYGDRRRTLPRSFMPQENLFQLVPSSRTRSYNGDSSMQYSDLRSLGRTADKSCQRGTAKSPRAPVNWRQGKLLGRGAFGEVYLCYDVDTGRELAAKQVPFDTDCQETSKEVNALECEIQLLKNLRHERIVQYYGCLRDLEQKKLTIFVEFMPGGSIKDQLKAYGALTEKVTRRYTRQILQGVSYLHSNMIVHRDIKGANILRDSSGNVKLGDFGASKRIQTICMSGTGIKSVTGTPYWMSPEVINGEGYGRKADVWSIACTVVEMLTQKPPWAEYEAMAAIFKIATQPTKPILPESVSDAARDFLRQVFVEEKWRPTADGLLSHPFVQGSF